Part of the Ctenopharyngodon idella isolate HZGC_01 chromosome 8, HZGC01, whole genome shotgun sequence genome, aagtgatttttattatttttttgtaatttatttaaaaactccATAATGTGTATTCAGagcttgaaaaaaatattgcatatgtgtgtgtataaatgtcTTGAGGGCAACTTCCACCCTGAAGGAAAACTCATGTCCATTAAGTTCCATAGCAGTCCTCTTTGCATTTTTAGCTGACTTTTTCTCATCCATCTCTGTATTTTTGTGACAGGTTGTTTGGCGATACCTCCTTAATGTGTACCCAGATGGTCTGACAGGGCAGGAGAGAATGGACTACATGAAGCGGAAGACAAGAGAGTACGACCAGCTGAAGAGTGAATGGACGGCACGGGTCAGCTCAGAGGATCTGGAGTTCATTCGGGGAAATGTTCTGAAAGATGTTCTTCGTACAGACAGAGCACATCCTTACTATGCGGGCTCAGAGGACAGCCCACATCTCACCGCCTTGACCGACCTCCTAACCACCTTTGCTATTACACACCCACAGGTAAACACGCAGTTTTACTCTTTGATGACACTAGGATGTGCCTTTATTTCTTTGGAATATAAACTGTCCTCATTTGCTTTTGTAGGTGTCTTATTGCCAAGGCATGAGCGACATTGCCTCGCCAATCCTCGCCGTCATGGACAACGAAGCTCACGCCTTTATTTGCTTCTGTGGCATTATGAAACGTCTCGAGGGCAACTTCCGCCCTGACGGACAACTCATGTCCATTAAGTTCCAGCATCTTAAGTTGCTTCTGCAGTATTCAGACCCTGAGTTTTATGCCTACCTAGTCTCGAAAGGTGCTGATGATCTGTTTTTCTGTTACCGCTGGCTGCTTTTGGAGCTGAAGCGTGAATTCGCTTTTGATGATGCCCTGCGAATGCTGGAGGTCACCTGGAGCTCCTTGCCACCTGATCCACCAGAGACAGAGGTGGAACTTCTGGGGCCAGCACTTGAGGCAGATCAGCCCAACGGCTCTCAGAATGTCCATCAGAATGTGGACATGGAGGAGATGGAAGAGAAGCTGACAGAAAGGCAGAGGAAACGTCACATGCTAAGACCGTCTCGAGAGGAGGCAGATGGGGGACGTTCCCTGGTCGTAGAGGAGGAGAAGGGGCCTAGGAAGGAAGGCGAAGGAGAGTACGGTGTAGATGACATGGTCAAGAATGATGTCAAGGCTCCGGCTCCCTCATTTGAAAAACAGGCCAGTTTTGGGGAATTCAAGTACTATAGTGGCCGTAACGAGGACAGCTTTGAGATGAATGAAAATGATTGCTCTGATCCCACGTTATCTCCAGTACAGTTTCAGTCTGCACACTCTACGTTGCCATTCTCGGCCTGCCAGTCCACAGAGGAAAGTGAGGATGACCCTGGAGAGCAGGAACCTCTTATTGGTAATCATACGCCATCATCTCCAGGGCAGAGAGACTCTCCCAATGGTCAGGCAGCTTCCCCAGAATCATCTCTTCCTTCCTGTCTACCAAACTGGAAAAGTAGCTCCAATCAGTCGCTGGAAGCATCTAATTCTGCCACCAGTTGGAGAACAGCATCTCCTGATGCCCTGTCAAAATGCACATCCTCTTCCTCTAGTGGAGACAAAGCCATGTCTCCTGATAAACCTTCTGGGGGGTTCACGTCATCACAAGCTGTAATAAACGGAACCGGGTCTCAGTCCCCATCAGTGGTCGCAGGGAAATCATTACTGGCATCTCCATCGCAGGGTTACAATCGGTCACTTCTCTCTTCGCCAGTTTTATCTTTCGGCAAGTCCCCGTCTTTGCCCAAAGCATTCTCCAGCAATCTCCCCTCACCATGCAGACCCACTGGGTCTGGCTTAACATctccaaacacaaacaaaccagAAGGAGGCGGAATTAAACCCTGCTCGCTTCCCCCTCCACAAGAGTTCGGAAAAGGGAATCCCTTCATGCTTTTCCTTTGCCTATCTATCCTGCTGGAACACCGTGACCATATTGTCAAAAACAGCCTAGATTACAATGAGCTGGCCATGCACTTTGACCGCCTGGTCCGTCGCCACAACCTTGGGCGTATTCTGCAGCGAGCTAAAGCCCTCTTCGCAGACTACCTGCAGAGTGAAGTATGGGACTCGGAGGAAGGGGATGAAGTCAGCTTGGACTCCCCAGCTACAGCGGAGACATCCCCCCAAACACCCAACACTAGGCCTCCTTTCCTCAATGTACAGCCCTCTCAGGGTACCTTCCCGAATTCAACCTATAATCTGGCCAATACCATTCCCTCTCCAACAACTCCCATTGCCCTCTCTCCATCCGCTTCTTGATTCTGTGCAGTAGAAGATCATCTCCAGAAACCAGCTCCGGACCACAAACAGACACAGAAGCAAGTTTTTCTGTACCATGCTGAGTCACAGCTTACCTTTGtgctttacatgtgctttatggaacttgttttgttttgttaacaaCCAAAGCTtagtgactttctttctttttttgcctTATCCAACCAAGTGAAGCCCCTTTcattgtactgtatctttttttattgcactttattgATTGTCCTTTGAAAGGGCAGGCCAGTTTTTGTCTCTTTTCACTTTGTAAATAACACTTTCAAAAGGCACATTATGGGCACCTAAAACCCCTGTTATAGTAGCCTCACTTACATGAGACAAAGCAACAagattttactgttatttatttctctgtgtgcaatctttatttttggatgaaaagGGTTGAATCAGCTTCTTCTAAGGTTATTGTGGCTCTGTTGTTGTAGGGAGGAGAATGTTTACTAAGTAAAGCTCTTGAGACGCCCTCTGAAATTCATAAAAGAATTTGTTTGACATTGCCAGCAGCAAAGATGTATTTGGTATGCTGATATATGTCAGTTGTACTTTATGAGAACCTTAAGCCTTGACTTTTGTTTGTACAGAACATTTGAGCAGAGATGAAGGTGCTGAAGCATTATCCAGTATCCCACCAATGTGAAACCTTCAGTTGTAGAATAGGTAACATTCAACCCCAA contains:
- the tbc1d25 gene encoding TBC1 domain family member 25 isoform X3, with amino-acid sequence MDIKPTEDSPVLEDWDIISPKDVIGSDQLQGEKRSLASAALPFTQSLLSQVTHDVLRSVSQLFYQPVSTAFSQVGRTLSRVQQALSWSYGEEVKPFKPPLSDAEFHSYLNSQGQLTRPEELRLRIYHGGVEPSLRKVVWRYLLNVYPDGLTGQERMDYMKRKTREYDQLKSEWTARVSSEDLEFIRGNVLKDVLRTDRAHPYYAGSEDSPHLTALTDLLTTFAITHPQVSYCQGMSDIASPILAVMDNEAHAFICFCGIMKRLEGNFRPDGQLMSIKFQHLKLLLQYSDPEFYAYLVSKGADDLFFCYRWLLLELKREFAFDDALRMLEVTWSSLPPDPPETEVELLGPALEADQPNGSQNVHQNVDMEEMEEKLTERQRKRHMLRPSREEADGGRSLVVEEEKGPRKEGEGEYGVDDMVKNDVKAPAPSFEKQASFGEFKYYSGRNEDSFEMNENDCSDPTLSPVQFQSAHSTLPFSACQSTEESEDDPGEQEPLIGNHTPSSPGQRDSPNGQAASPESSLPSCLPNWKSSSNQSLEASNSATSWRTASPDALSKCTSSSSSGDKAMSPDKPSGGFTSSQAVINGTGSQSPSVVAGKSLLASPSQGYNRSLLSSPVLSFGKSPSLPKAFSSNLPSPCRPTGSGLTSPNTNKPEGGGIKPCSLPPPQEFGKGNPFMLFLCLSILLEHRDHIVKNSLDYNELAMHFDRLVRRHNLGRILQRAKALFADYLQSEVWDSEEGDEVSLDSPATAETSPQTPNTRPPFLNVQPSQGTFPNSTYNLANTIPSPTTPIALSPSAS
- the tbc1d25 gene encoding TBC1 domain family member 25 isoform X1, encoding MSAEEERGVVRVKVKKCEGVLPVEFRSFAVDPQITSLEVLQHILIRAFELNGKRNFGISYLSRDRGGVEVYVSLLSDWDLDAAFVSAAKPFLQLKMDIKPTEDSPVLEDWDIISPKDVIGSDQLQGEKRSLASAALPFTQSLLSQVTHDVLRSVSQLFYQPVSTAFSQVGRTLSRVQQALSWSYGEEVKPFKPPLSDAEFHSYLNSQGQLTRPEELRLRIYHGGVEPSLRKVVWRYLLNVYPDGLTGQERMDYMKRKTREYDQLKSEWTARVSSEDLEFIRGNVLKDVLRTDRAHPYYAGSEDSPHLTALTDLLTTFAITHPQVSYCQGMSDIASPILAVMDNEAHAFICFCGIMKRLEGNFRPDGQLMSIKFQHLKLLLQYSDPEFYAYLVSKGADDLFFCYRWLLLELKREFAFDDALRMLEVTWSSLPPDPPETEVELLGPALEADQPNGSQNVHQNVDMEEMEEKLTERQRKRHMLRPSREEADGGRSLVVEEEKGPRKEGEGEYGVDDMVKNDVKAPAPSFEKQASFGEFKYYSGRNEDSFEMNENDCSDPTLSPVQFQSAHSTLPFSACQSTEESEDDPGEQEPLIGNHTPSSPGQRDSPNGQAASPESSLPSCLPNWKSSSNQSLEASNSATSWRTASPDALSKCTSSSSSGDKAMSPDKPSGGFTSSQAVINGTGSQSPSVVAGKSLLASPSQGYNRSLLSSPVLSFGKSPSLPKAFSSNLPSPCRPTGSGLTSPNTNKPEGGGIKPCSLPPPQEFGKGNPFMLFLCLSILLEHRDHIVKNSLDYNELAMHFDRLVRRHNLGRILQRAKALFADYLQSEVWDSEEGDEVSLDSPATAETSPQTPNTRPPFLNVQPSQGTFPNSTYNLANTIPSPTTPIALSPSAS
- the tbc1d25 gene encoding TBC1 domain family member 25 isoform X2 codes for the protein MSAEEERGVVRVKVKKCEGVLPVEFRSFAVDPQITSLEVLQHILIRAFELNGKRNFGISYLSRDRGGVEVYVSLLSDWDLDAAFVSAAKPFLQLKMDIKPTEDSPVLEDWDIISPKDVIGSDQLQGEKRSLASAALPFTQSLLSQVGRTLSRVQQALSWSYGEEVKPFKPPLSDAEFHSYLNSQGQLTRPEELRLRIYHGGVEPSLRKVVWRYLLNVYPDGLTGQERMDYMKRKTREYDQLKSEWTARVSSEDLEFIRGNVLKDVLRTDRAHPYYAGSEDSPHLTALTDLLTTFAITHPQVSYCQGMSDIASPILAVMDNEAHAFICFCGIMKRLEGNFRPDGQLMSIKFQHLKLLLQYSDPEFYAYLVSKGADDLFFCYRWLLLELKREFAFDDALRMLEVTWSSLPPDPPETEVELLGPALEADQPNGSQNVHQNVDMEEMEEKLTERQRKRHMLRPSREEADGGRSLVVEEEKGPRKEGEGEYGVDDMVKNDVKAPAPSFEKQASFGEFKYYSGRNEDSFEMNENDCSDPTLSPVQFQSAHSTLPFSACQSTEESEDDPGEQEPLIGNHTPSSPGQRDSPNGQAASPESSLPSCLPNWKSSSNQSLEASNSATSWRTASPDALSKCTSSSSSGDKAMSPDKPSGGFTSSQAVINGTGSQSPSVVAGKSLLASPSQGYNRSLLSSPVLSFGKSPSLPKAFSSNLPSPCRPTGSGLTSPNTNKPEGGGIKPCSLPPPQEFGKGNPFMLFLCLSILLEHRDHIVKNSLDYNELAMHFDRLVRRHNLGRILQRAKALFADYLQSEVWDSEEGDEVSLDSPATAETSPQTPNTRPPFLNVQPSQGTFPNSTYNLANTIPSPTTPIALSPSAS